One Vibrio sp. CDRSL-10 TSBA genomic region harbors:
- a CDS encoding phosphoribosyltransferase family protein yields MLANQLQKTMLSWLAPACPLCRLPLAEQDTYGLCAACLEWYAPQPRCERCGLPSPIAVTQCGECLRSPPPWQRLVCLGDYRFPLSHAVHKLKYQRQFWQAPPLAGLLATRIADPAPLLTSVPLHWRRYWLRGFNQSDLLARALSQALQCDYQPQLLRRVRATAMQQGLNKRQRTRNLTQAFSLNESPASPHIAIVDDVVTTGSTMRQLCNLLLEVGVKRLDIYCICRTPEPGS; encoded by the coding sequence ATGTTAGCGAATCAGCTCCAAAAAACCATGCTTTCCTGGCTGGCTCCGGCCTGCCCGCTGTGCCGTCTGCCGCTGGCAGAGCAGGATACGTATGGCTTGTGCGCCGCCTGCCTCGAGTGGTATGCACCGCAACCGCGTTGCGAGCGCTGCGGACTGCCAAGCCCGATAGCGGTTACCCAATGCGGTGAATGCCTGCGCTCACCACCGCCCTGGCAACGTCTGGTTTGCCTCGGGGATTACCGTTTTCCGCTCAGTCACGCGGTTCATAAACTCAAGTATCAGCGTCAGTTCTGGCAGGCACCGCCGCTGGCCGGTTTACTGGCAACACGCATCGCGGATCCGGCGCCGCTGCTCACCTCTGTCCCCTTGCACTGGCGCCGTTACTGGCTGCGCGGATTTAATCAGAGTGATCTGCTGGCGCGAGCGCTCAGTCAGGCGCTGCAGTGTGATTACCAGCCGCAGCTGTTGCGGCGGGTACGCGCCACCGCCATGCAGCAGGGGCTAAATAAACGCCAACGCACCCGTAACCTAACTCAGGCATTTAGCCTCAATGAATCTCCAGCCAGTCCCCATATTGCTATCGTCGACGATGTGGTCACCACAGGCAGTACCATGCGGCAATTATGCAATTTACTGCTTGAAGTGGGGGTCAAAAGGCTTGATATTTACTGTATATGCCGTACTCCTGAGCCGGGAAGCTGA